One Mesorhizobium sp. L-2-11 genomic region harbors:
- a CDS encoding FadR/GntR family transcriptional regulator, whose protein sequence is MPESKSISETKLNPEQTSIEPLARPPLLHVSVQESLRNYIQSNKLKAGDPLPPETFLAQRLGVGRNSVREAIKALESIGILETRRGIGVFVKEFSFKPLLDNLAYGLQDSLRDVEELREIRRVLETGLIAKTIEMISAEDIAALRQLTESMRRRAERQESFAEEDQQFHQLLFRCQNNHMLSALIDIFWVAFNKASNFTSLDNPTPLATWRDHHEIVEAVAAKDVDRARQRLDDHYRGIQQVIAKNRIT, encoded by the coding sequence ATGCCGGAAAGCAAGTCGATCTCGGAAACCAAGTTGAACCCGGAACAAACATCAATCGAACCGCTGGCCCGACCGCCGCTGCTTCACGTCAGCGTGCAGGAGAGCCTGAGGAACTATATCCAGAGCAACAAGCTCAAGGCGGGGGATCCCTTGCCCCCGGAGACGTTCCTGGCGCAACGGCTCGGCGTCGGCCGCAACTCGGTGCGCGAAGCGATCAAGGCGCTGGAGTCGATCGGCATTCTGGAGACGCGTCGCGGCATCGGCGTGTTCGTCAAGGAATTCTCGTTCAAGCCCTTGCTGGATAATCTGGCATATGGCCTGCAGGATTCATTGCGCGACGTCGAGGAACTGCGCGAGATCCGCCGCGTCCTTGAGACCGGCCTGATTGCAAAAACCATCGAGATGATCAGCGCCGAAGACATCGCCGCGCTGCGCCAGCTGACCGAAAGCATGCGGCGGCGCGCCGAGCGCCAGGAGAGCTTTGCCGAAGAGGACCAGCAATTCCACCAGTTGCTGTTTCGCTGCCAGAACAATCACATGTTGAGCGCGCTGATCGACATTTTCTGGGTGGCGTTCAACAAGGCTTCCAACTTCACCAGCCTCGACAATCCGACGCCGCTGGCGACCTGGCGCGACCATCACGAAATCGTCGAGGCGGTTGCCGCCAAGGATGTCGACCGGGCGCGTCAGCGCCTCGACGACCACTACAGGGGGATTCAGCAAGTGATCGCCAAAAACCGGATTACCTGA
- a CDS encoding Gfo/Idh/MocA family protein, translating into MKIVLAGSSHWHAEMHLDAARFCGAEIAGIWDEDAQHARAFAMRQHLPFIADFAKILSGPPDAILLMGHPFTMPARARTVIEAGIPLILEKPAASSTAALAELRDLARQHQAFVSVPLPNRFGPAVTAFERLRSQGRAGAVAHCQFRLVNGPPQRYAADGVAWVVDPAIGGGGALRNLGIHGVNAALGLATGALRLKTVSIENRIHRTAVEDHALLVLEDAAGALFVVEAGYTFASMRPGGDFEWRIVSENATLIDYGERAFCATLDDGAIIELPIELPATRYRLCMSDTLDRLARKAPPATSIDDYVAAMSLIDAAYEKAGR; encoded by the coding sequence ATGAAGATCGTCCTGGCCGGCTCAAGCCATTGGCACGCCGAAATGCATCTCGACGCTGCACGTTTTTGCGGCGCCGAGATTGCCGGCATCTGGGATGAGGACGCGCAGCATGCGCGCGCCTTCGCGATGCGCCAGCATTTGCCGTTCATCGCCGATTTCGCGAAAATCCTCTCCGGCCCGCCGGACGCGATCCTGCTGATGGGACATCCTTTTACGATGCCGGCGCGGGCGCGCACCGTCATCGAAGCCGGCATACCGCTGATCCTGGAAAAGCCGGCGGCGAGCAGCACCGCAGCGTTGGCCGAGCTGCGCGACCTGGCGAGGCAGCACCAGGCCTTTGTCAGTGTTCCCCTGCCCAACCGCTTTGGACCGGCCGTCACTGCCTTTGAACGGCTGCGCAGCCAAGGCCGCGCCGGTGCGGTTGCGCATTGCCAGTTCCGGCTGGTCAATGGGCCGCCGCAGCGCTATGCGGCCGACGGCGTCGCCTGGGTGGTGGATCCGGCGATCGGTGGCGGCGGCGCGCTGAGGAACCTCGGCATACACGGCGTCAACGCCGCGCTCGGCCTGGCAACCGGCGCGCTCAGGCTAAAAACCGTTTCGATCGAGAACCGCATTCACCGCACCGCGGTCGAGGACCATGCGCTGCTTGTACTGGAAGACGCTGCCGGAGCGTTGTTCGTCGTCGAGGCCGGATACACTTTTGCTTCGATGCGCCCCGGCGGCGATTTCGAATGGCGTATCGTCAGTGAGAATGCGACCCTCATCGACTATGGCGAGCGCGCCTTCTGTGCGACCCTCGACGATGGCGCTATCATCGAATTGCCGATCGAATTGCCGGCGACGCGCTACCGGCTGTGCATGAGCGATACGCTCGACCGGCTGGCTCGAAAAGCGCCGCCGGCGACTTCGATCGATGACTATGTTGCGGCGATGTCGCTGATCGACGCCGCGTATGAAAAGGCAGGACGATGA
- a CDS encoding Gfo/Idh/MocA family protein, which produces MIGIGIIGAGDFGAAHARAIKQVQGLHLVAACRGNNDALAAFTSEHGGRGYTDWRKLLDDKDVDAVLIASPHHLHAEMAIGAADAGKHIMLEKPMAPTATACDAINAAVAAASVKLMVAQLMHFALPCIAARQVLEEGSLGRPLVGSSWIIKLWMEHNRRDWHLRRATGGGMLLTAGIHALDRLVWLMDDDVVSVSAMLGAMSHDQEADDTALLGLRFAGGGLGQVQSVGYRNGAASYAMDLVCEQGTLRIDMNRGTMLGRDAAWTDLPGSFEPNWMHAALVREWSAMRDAIADDKPVPVDGAYGRKIIAIIEAAFASNEARREHEIAGAR; this is translated from the coding sequence ATGATTGGAATAGGCATTATCGGAGCGGGCGATTTCGGCGCCGCCCATGCAAGGGCAATCAAGCAGGTGCAGGGCCTGCATCTCGTCGCGGCGTGCCGCGGGAATAACGATGCCCTGGCCGCCTTCACCAGCGAACATGGAGGTCGCGGCTACACCGACTGGCGCAAGCTGCTCGACGACAAGGATGTCGACGCTGTCCTCATCGCCAGTCCTCACCATCTCCATGCCGAAATGGCGATCGGCGCGGCGGACGCCGGCAAGCATATCATGCTGGAAAAACCGATGGCGCCGACGGCGACGGCCTGCGATGCGATCAACGCCGCGGTGGCCGCTGCTAGCGTCAAGCTGATGGTCGCCCAACTCATGCATTTCGCGCTGCCCTGCATAGCGGCCAGGCAGGTGCTGGAGGAAGGATCGCTCGGCCGGCCGCTCGTCGGATCGAGCTGGATCATCAAGCTGTGGATGGAGCACAATCGCCGCGACTGGCATCTGCGCAGGGCCACCGGCGGCGGCATGCTGTTGACGGCCGGCATCCATGCGCTCGACCGCCTGGTCTGGCTGATGGATGACGACGTCGTGTCGGTGAGCGCCATGCTTGGCGCCATGTCCCATGACCAGGAAGCCGACGACACCGCCCTGCTCGGACTGCGCTTCGCCGGCGGCGGGCTCGGCCAGGTGCAGAGCGTCGGCTATCGCAATGGCGCGGCCAGCTACGCCATGGACCTGGTCTGCGAGCAGGGAACGCTGCGCATCGACATGAACCGCGGCACGATGCTGGGCCGCGACGCGGCCTGGACCGACCTGCCCGGATCGTTCGAGCCGAACTGGATGCATGCTGCGCTGGTGCGCGAATGGAGCGCGATGCGCGATGCCATTGCCGACGACAAGCCGGTGCCGGTCGACGGCGCCTATGGCCGCAAGATCATCGCCATCATCGAAGCCGCCTTTGCGTCGAACGAAGCCCGGCGCGAGCACGAGATCGCCGGTGCCCGCTGA
- a CDS encoding dihydrodipicolinate synthase family protein — protein MLAIDDRGAIDWEATEETIARLCASGVDGIYSNGTACEFHCQTEPEFDRLCALVAAIAGRARLPFQIGISQSNPRVARERLVRVSALRPAAVQFTLPDWWPPSDGEVMRFVGGLCETAPDMPLVLYNPPHAKRRLTFEGIARLRAAVPSLVGAKLPGGDAGWYADMRRELPGFSVFVPGHTLATGFAQGAHGSYSNVACLNPKGAMMWWQTIRTDAAAAAEVETRIQAFLATHVLPFRARYDVSDAALDKAMAAAGGWAPLGPRLLWPYSSVPDKEIATLAQAARTAFPAWWQ, from the coding sequence ATGCTGGCCATCGACGATCGCGGGGCAATCGACTGGGAAGCGACTGAGGAGACGATCGCGCGGCTATGCGCATCAGGTGTCGACGGCATCTATTCCAACGGCACGGCCTGCGAATTCCACTGCCAGACCGAGCCGGAGTTCGACCGGCTTTGCGCCCTGGTGGCCGCGATTGCCGGCCGCGCGCGCCTGCCCTTCCAGATCGGCATCAGCCAGTCCAATCCGCGCGTCGCGCGCGAGCGGCTGGTGCGCGTGTCGGCGCTTCGCCCGGCCGCGGTGCAATTCACCTTGCCCGACTGGTGGCCGCCCAGCGACGGCGAGGTCATGCGCTTCGTCGGCGGCCTGTGCGAGACCGCGCCCGACATGCCGCTGGTGCTCTACAATCCACCGCATGCCAAGCGCCGCCTGACGTTCGAGGGCATCGCCAGACTGCGTGCAGCGGTGCCGTCGCTGGTCGGCGCCAAGCTGCCGGGCGGCGACGCCGGCTGGTACGCCGACATGCGCCGCGAACTGCCGGGATTTTCGGTCTTCGTGCCCGGCCATACGCTGGCGACGGGATTTGCCCAGGGCGCGCATGGCAGCTACTCCAACGTCGCCTGCCTCAACCCCAAGGGCGCGATGATGTGGTGGCAGACGATCCGCACCGACGCGGCAGCCGCTGCCGAGGTCGAGACGCGCATCCAGGCCTTTCTCGCCACCCACGTACTGCCCTTTCGCGCTCGCTATGACGTCAGCGATGCGGCGCTCGACAAAGCGATGGCCGCGGCCGGCGGCTGGGCGCCGCTTGGCCCGCGACTGCTCTGGCCTTACAGCTCGGTTCCCGACAAGGAGATTGCGACGCTGGCCCAAGCCGCACGGACGGCCTTCCCCGCATGGTGGCAGTGA
- a CDS encoding TIGR01458 family HAD-type hydrolase: MTRGVLLDLAGVLYDGETAIPGGIDAVTRLREAGLVIRFVSNTTRSSKQRVLERLQAMGLTVAEADVFTPAHAARDWLLRNGRAPYLLIHPGLAPDFCELPDRDKRAVIVGDAGDAFTYATLNDAFRELSAGAELLALATNRTFRDADGELSLDAGPFVAALEFASLKRATVLGKPSSEFFLSALASMDCPPDHAIMVGDDAEADIAGALHAGLSGALLVRTGKYRQGDEKRFDPRPTATVADLAAATDWILARRD, from the coding sequence ATGACAAGGGGTGTACTGCTGGACCTCGCAGGCGTCCTCTATGATGGCGAGACCGCAATACCAGGCGGGATCGACGCCGTCACGCGTTTGCGCGAGGCCGGTCTGGTCATCCGCTTCGTCAGCAATACCACGCGCTCGTCGAAACAGAGGGTTCTCGAACGTCTGCAGGCGATGGGGCTCACCGTTGCCGAGGCAGATGTTTTCACCCCGGCGCACGCTGCACGCGATTGGCTGCTTCGCAATGGCCGTGCGCCATATCTGCTGATTCACCCCGGTCTTGCGCCGGATTTTTGCGAACTGCCCGATCGCGACAAGCGCGCCGTAATCGTCGGCGATGCCGGAGACGCCTTCACCTATGCGACGTTGAATGACGCGTTCCGCGAGCTGAGCGCCGGAGCCGAATTGCTGGCCCTTGCCACCAACCGGACGTTTCGGGATGCCGACGGCGAGCTCAGCCTCGATGCAGGGCCATTCGTCGCGGCATTGGAATTTGCCTCGCTGAAGCGCGCAACCGTTCTCGGCAAGCCCTCGTCGGAATTCTTTCTGTCGGCGCTGGCAAGCATGGACTGTCCGCCAGATCACGCGATCATGGTCGGCGACGACGCCGAGGCCGACATAGCTGGCGCGCTGCACGCTGGACTGTCGGGCGCATTGCTGGTGCGGACCGGCAAATACCGGCAGGGCGACGAGAAGCGGTTTGATCCGCGCCCGACCGCAACCGTCGCCGATCTCGCGGCGGCGACCGACTGGATTCTTGCGCGCCGGGACTGA
- a CDS encoding FAD-dependent oxidoreductase produces the protein MAEGHGKPSGPDLVEGIALSDLPDGGKLLGHCGDEQVLLVRRGAEIFAIGATCTHYGGPLVDGLVVEDTVRCPWHHACFDLRTGEALRAPAFSPLACWSVEQRDDRIFVGEKRKRTAPKPRNGGSGQVPEKIVIVGGGAAGFAAAETLRREHYQGSIVMLSNDEAPPVDRPNLSKDYLAGKAPEDWIPLRRESFYSKNDIDLRLDADVASIDARSREVVLADGTRTAYDKLLLATGAEPVRLTIQGADQPHVHTLRSFADCKAIIERATTARRAVVLGASFIGLEVAAALRSREIEVHIVAPEKRPMERIMGPQMANFIRILHEENGVVFHLEDTASSIDGSEVKLSGGDILAADLIVAGIGVRPRTGLAETAGLTLDRGVAVNAFLETSAPGIFAAGDIARWPDPHSGENIRVEHWVVAERQGRTAALNMLGQRQKFVAVPFFWSQHYDVPINYVGYAAHWDEIAIDGDIMAKDCLLRFKREGRTLAVASIFRDIESLAAEVEMECQTT, from the coding sequence ATGGCTGAAGGTCATGGCAAACCGAGCGGGCCGGATCTGGTCGAGGGTATCGCGTTATCCGACCTTCCCGATGGCGGAAAGCTCCTCGGCCATTGCGGCGATGAGCAGGTGCTGCTGGTGCGCCGCGGGGCCGAGATCTTCGCCATCGGCGCGACTTGCACACATTATGGCGGCCCGCTCGTGGACGGTCTTGTGGTGGAAGACACCGTCCGGTGTCCCTGGCATCACGCGTGTTTCGACCTGCGAACAGGCGAGGCCTTGCGCGCCCCGGCTTTCAGTCCACTCGCTTGCTGGTCGGTGGAGCAACGCGATGATCGGATATTTGTGGGCGAGAAGCGCAAGCGGACGGCACCCAAGCCGCGCAATGGAGGCTCCGGCCAGGTTCCGGAGAAAATCGTCATTGTCGGGGGCGGCGCCGCCGGTTTCGCGGCGGCAGAAACACTGCGGCGCGAACATTATCAAGGCAGCATTGTCATGCTCAGCAACGACGAAGCGCCGCCGGTTGATCGGCCCAATCTTTCCAAGGACTACCTCGCCGGCAAAGCACCGGAGGATTGGATTCCGCTGCGCAGGGAGAGCTTCTATTCGAAGAACGATATCGACCTGCGCCTCGATGCGGATGTCGCCAGCATCGATGCACGTTCTCGCGAAGTCGTGCTCGCGGACGGCACCCGGACTGCCTACGACAAGCTACTCCTGGCGACCGGAGCCGAACCGGTTCGCCTGACCATACAAGGCGCCGACCAGCCACATGTTCACACGCTGCGCTCGTTCGCAGACTGCAAGGCGATCATCGAGCGAGCCACGACTGCGCGCCGCGCCGTCGTGCTTGGCGCCAGTTTCATTGGCCTGGAAGTTGCCGCGGCCCTGCGCTCTCGCGAAATCGAAGTTCATATCGTGGCGCCGGAAAAACGGCCGATGGAACGGATCATGGGGCCGCAAATGGCCAACTTCATCCGCATCCTCCATGAGGAGAATGGTGTCGTATTCCATCTCGAGGACACCGCCAGCAGCATCGACGGCAGCGAGGTGAAACTCAGCGGTGGCGATATTTTGGCGGCGGATCTCATCGTCGCTGGCATCGGCGTACGACCCCGGACAGGGCTTGCCGAAACGGCGGGGCTCACGCTTGACCGCGGTGTCGCGGTAAACGCCTTTTTGGAGACGAGCGCACCAGGCATCTTCGCGGCCGGCGACATTGCGCGGTGGCCAGATCCCCACAGTGGCGAGAACATTCGGGTCGAGCATTGGGTCGTTGCCGAGAGGCAAGGGCGAACCGCGGCCCTCAACATGCTCGGCCAGCGCCAGAAATTCGTCGCCGTGCCTTTCTTCTGGAGCCAGCATTACGATGTTCCCATCAACTATGTCGGCTATGCCGCGCATTGGGACGAGATCGCCATCGATGGTGACATCATGGCCAAGGATTGCCTGCTCCGCTTCAAGCGCGAAGGGCGAACGCTGGCTGTCGCTTCGATCTTCCGCGACATCGAAAGTCTGGCGGCCGAGGTGGAAATGGAGTGCCAGACGACCTAG
- a CDS encoding SDR family oxidoreductase — protein sequence MQMKSEIAGEAAKQRHIQRGIDAKDKSKGNGKQQGAMQAGARKYPEPPFPEQHQPKPGHEWAIEPAPLYDAPFYIGSKKLDGKVAVITGGDSGIGRAVAVLYAREGADVAIVYLCEDKDAEETRRAVEAEGRRCMLVRADVTERRHCHKAVAEVVKAFGRIDVLVNNAAFQIHSSDFSELTEEHFDTTLKTNLYGYFHMAQEAIPHMKPGSAIINSGSITGIEGSKQLVDYSMTKGGIHAFTRALSGNLIEKGIRVNCVAPGPVWTPLNPSDKQAGDVSKFGADTPMKRPAQPEEIAPAYVFLASPHCSSYITGEILPIIGGY from the coding sequence ATGCAGATGAAATCGGAAATCGCCGGCGAGGCCGCCAAGCAACGCCACATCCAGCGCGGCATCGACGCCAAGGACAAATCGAAGGGCAACGGCAAGCAGCAAGGCGCCATGCAGGCCGGAGCACGCAAATATCCCGAGCCGCCCTTTCCCGAGCAGCACCAGCCGAAGCCCGGGCACGAATGGGCGATTGAGCCGGCGCCGCTTTACGACGCGCCATTCTATATCGGATCAAAAAAGCTCGACGGCAAAGTGGCCGTCATCACCGGCGGCGATTCCGGCATCGGCCGAGCCGTGGCCGTGCTCTACGCGCGCGAAGGCGCCGACGTGGCGATCGTCTATCTGTGCGAGGACAAGGATGCCGAAGAAACCAGGAGGGCCGTCGAAGCCGAGGGCCGGCGCTGCATGCTGGTCAGGGCCGACGTCACCGAACGCCGCCACTGCCACAAGGCTGTGGCTGAGGTGGTGAAGGCATTCGGCCGGATCGACGTGCTGGTCAACAACGCCGCTTTCCAGATCCATTCCAGCGACTTCAGCGAGTTGACCGAGGAGCATTTCGACACGACGCTGAAAACCAACCTCTATGGCTATTTCCACATGGCGCAGGAGGCCATTCCGCATATGAAGCCCGGTTCGGCAATCATCAACAGCGGCTCCATAACCGGCATAGAAGGCTCGAAGCAGCTGGTCGATTATTCGATGACCAAGGGCGGCATTCATGCCTTCACCCGCGCACTGTCCGGTAACCTCATCGAAAAGGGAATTCGGGTGAACTGCGTGGCGCCGGGCCCGGTGTGGACGCCGCTCAACCCGTCGGACAAGCAGGCCGGCGACGTTTCGAAATTTGGCGCAGACACGCCGATGAAACGGCCGGCGCAACCGGAGGAGATCGCGCCCGCCTATGTGTTTCTCGCCTCGCCGCATTGTTCAAGCTACATCACCGGCGAGATATTGCCGATCATCGGCGGCTACTGA
- a CDS encoding HAD-IIB family hydrolase, which yields MYFIALATDYDGTLAHDGIVAEKTLAAVERLKKSGRKLILVTGRELPDLKRVFPELGVFDKVVAENGALIYTPASEEERAISPAPAPKLVASLKKRGVKPLSVGRSIVATWEPHQATVLEVIKELGLELEIIFNKGAVMVLPTGINKAAGLAAALEDLKLSPHNVVGIGDAENDHAFLRACGCSVAVANALAAVKDTADLVTRGARGKGVEELIEKLVKRDREFVRKARDGILLGSIGGDEVYLTPTDTVLIAGSSGIGKSTLATALTERFVENRFQFCVFDPEGDYDGLEGAVRIGDGSSEPTKAQVLDLIEKPDTNVVVNGLALRVDERPDFFADLLPGLGNFRYRTARPHWLVIDEAHHLLPKRRDDTRAVLSLELPGTVLITVHPEAISTDALRLVTAVIALGPKAQNVIKAFCRETDTKPPKDIPSPEGERVLFWRPQARKKIAMVKAIEPRQSLRRHSRKYAEGQLDEAGSFYFRGPDNAMNLRAHNLMIFAQIAEGIDDRTWEHHLRAGDYSEWFRRQIRDKELARETAEAEKDEKLSAQESRKHVLDAVRRRYTAPATAPEE from the coding sequence ATGTATTTCATTGCCTTGGCGACGGACTATGACGGCACGCTGGCGCACGATGGGATCGTCGCTGAAAAGACGCTTGCAGCCGTCGAACGGCTCAAGAAGAGTGGCCGCAAGCTCATCCTCGTCACCGGCCGCGAACTGCCCGACCTCAAGCGGGTTTTTCCCGAGCTCGGCGTGTTCGACAAGGTCGTCGCCGAAAATGGAGCGTTGATCTACACGCCGGCCAGCGAGGAAGAACGCGCGATCTCACCGGCACCGGCGCCGAAATTGGTCGCCAGCTTGAAGAAGCGCGGCGTCAAGCCGCTTTCAGTCGGACGGTCGATCGTTGCTACCTGGGAACCACACCAGGCAACAGTTCTTGAGGTCATCAAGGAGCTCGGGCTGGAACTGGAAATCATCTTCAACAAGGGCGCGGTGATGGTGCTGCCCACCGGCATCAACAAGGCGGCCGGGCTGGCAGCCGCACTTGAGGACCTCAAGCTGTCGCCACACAATGTGGTCGGTATTGGCGATGCTGAAAACGATCATGCGTTCCTGCGGGCCTGCGGCTGCAGCGTCGCTGTCGCCAACGCCCTTGCGGCGGTCAAGGATACAGCGGATCTTGTGACGCGCGGCGCGCGTGGAAAAGGCGTCGAGGAACTGATCGAAAAGCTGGTAAAGCGTGATCGGGAATTTGTCCGAAAAGCCCGTGACGGCATCCTTCTCGGTTCGATCGGCGGCGACGAGGTCTACCTGACGCCGACCGACACGGTTCTGATCGCCGGAAGCTCCGGCATCGGCAAATCCACCTTGGCCACCGCGCTGACGGAGCGCTTCGTCGAGAACCGCTTTCAATTCTGCGTTTTCGACCCGGAAGGCGACTATGATGGCCTCGAAGGCGCCGTCCGGATAGGCGATGGCTCAAGCGAACCGACAAAGGCGCAAGTGCTCGACCTGATCGAAAAACCCGACACCAATGTGGTCGTCAACGGCTTGGCGCTGCGGGTCGATGAGCGACCGGACTTCTTTGCCGACCTGCTCCCAGGTCTTGGCAATTTCCGCTACCGCACGGCGAGGCCGCATTGGCTGGTCATCGACGAGGCGCATCATCTTCTGCCCAAGCGGCGCGACGACACGCGCGCCGTCCTGTCGTTGGAATTGCCGGGAACTGTCCTGATCACGGTTCATCCGGAAGCGATCTCGACCGACGCCCTGCGTCTGGTCACTGCCGTCATTGCGCTCGGCCCCAAGGCCCAGAATGTCATCAAGGCCTTTTGTCGGGAGACCGACACCAAGCCGCCAAAGGATATTCCCTCGCCGGAAGGCGAGCGCGTGCTGTTCTGGCGGCCACAGGCCCGCAAGAAAATTGCCATGGTCAAAGCGATCGAGCCACGCCAGTCGCTCAGGCGCCACAGCCGCAAATATGCAGAAGGTCAACTCGACGAGGCCGGCAGCTTCTATTTCAGAGGTCCCGACAACGCGATGAACCTGCGGGCCCACAATCTGATGATCTTCGCTCAGATTGCCGAGGGCATCGACGACAGGACCTGGGAGCATCATCTGCGCGCCGGCGACTATTCCGAATGGTTTCGCCGACAGATCAGGGACAAGGAGCTGGCGCGCGAGACCGCCGAGGCGGAAAAAGATGAAAAGCTATCGGCGCAGGAAAGCCGCAAGCACGTTCTGGATGCGGTCCGTCGCCGTTATACGGCGCCTGCCACTGCCCCGGAGGAATAG